A window of the Pedobacter frigiditerrae genome harbors these coding sequences:
- a CDS encoding DUF2071 domain-containing protein gives MKIPTIHGFIDRRILINYTVDPDIITKIIPAPFRPKIYKGKAIVGICLIRLKDIKPKGLPNFIGVSSENGAHRIAVEWDEGDEVKEGVFIPRRDTSLRLNSVIGGKFFPGKHYLAKFNVVEEHNNYHIDFISSDNTKINIDAVETSHFDSNSIFETLENVSDFFEKGSIGYSPNGKKFDGLKLNAYSWKIRPLTVSNVQSTFFENEDIFPKGAVKFDNALLMTKIEHEWKSVAEK, from the coding sequence ATGAAAATCCCTACGATACACGGCTTTATTGATAGAAGAATACTAATAAATTATACTGTAGACCCTGATATCATTACAAAGATTATCCCAGCACCTTTTAGGCCAAAAATTTATAAAGGCAAAGCAATTGTGGGTATCTGCCTTATTCGATTAAAAGATATAAAACCCAAAGGATTACCGAATTTCATAGGTGTTTCATCAGAAAATGGCGCACACAGAATTGCGGTTGAGTGGGATGAAGGTGATGAAGTTAAAGAAGGTGTATTTATACCAAGAAGAGATACATCATTAAGGCTTAACAGCGTAATTGGCGGAAAATTTTTTCCTGGTAAACATTACTTAGCGAAATTTAATGTCGTTGAAGAACACAACAATTATCACATCGATTTTATAAGTTCAGACAATACCAAAATCAATATAGATGCTGTGGAAACTAGTCATTTCGATAGCAATTCTATTTTTGAAACATTAGAAAATGTTTCTGACTTTTTTGAAAAAGGTTCTATTGGTTATTCACCCAATGGTAAAAAATTTGATGGCTTAAAGCTAAATGCATACAGCTGGAAAATAAGACCATTAACTGTTAGTAATGTGCAATCTACTTTCTTTGAAAACGAAGATATTTTCCCAAAAGGAGCAGTAAAATTTGACAATGCACTATTAATGACAAAAATTGAACACGAATGGAAAAGTGTAGCGGAGAAATGA
- a CDS encoding lipocalin family protein has product MENQPVNIIDHKAFAGKWYSLYSIPTLLDKNWKQTTETYTLVDDDHYDVLTTYHKEGKAEQKTITSKLFFDEHKPDGDMKAQFLWPFKIGYWVIELADDYSYVVVGHPEEKYLFIMAREPKIEPELLRDIIERCRKIGYDTGSLVSQEH; this is encoded by the coding sequence ATGGAAAATCAACCTGTAAATATTATAGACCATAAAGCTTTCGCTGGCAAATGGTATTCTCTTTATTCTATTCCAACATTATTGGATAAAAACTGGAAACAAACTACCGAAACTTATACGTTGGTTGATGATGACCACTATGATGTTTTAACTACCTATCACAAGGAAGGTAAAGCAGAACAAAAAACAATTACTTCAAAATTATTCTTCGATGAACATAAGCCAGATGGCGATATGAAAGCACAGTTTTTATGGCCTTTTAAAATTGGTTATTGGGTTATAGAATTAGCAGATGATTATAGTTATGTGGTTGTTGGTCACCCAGAAGAAAAGTACTTATTTATCATGGCTCGTGAACCAAAAATAGAACCTGAACTTTTAAGAGATATTATTGAAAGATGCAGGAAGATTGGTTATGATACGGGGAGTTTGGTTAGTCAAGAACATTAG
- the mdh gene encoding malate dehydrogenase translates to MKITVVGAGAVGATCADNIARKELAEELVLLDIKEGFAEGKAIDMMQTATLLGFDTKIKGVTNDYSQTAGSTVAVITSGLPRKPGMTREELIGINAGIVKGVAENILKYSPDAIIIVISNPMDTMTYLALKSLGLPKNRIIGMGGTLDSARFKYYLSVALNCNSNDLQGFVIGGHGDTTMIPLTRYATYQSLPVSELLDEATLAKVAADTMVGGATLTGLLGTSAWYAPGAAGAALVEAIVRDEKKLFTCCVALEGEYGQSDICLGVPVIVGKNGWEKIIDYKLNEEEQASFNKSADAVRNMNSVLAEMKLV, encoded by the coding sequence ATGAAAATAACGGTAGTAGGTGCAGGAGCCGTAGGAGCAACTTGCGCAGATAACATCGCCAGAAAAGAATTAGCAGAAGAATTAGTATTGCTTGATATTAAAGAAGGTTTTGCCGAAGGTAAAGCGATTGATATGATGCAAACTGCTACGTTGCTAGGTTTCGACACTAAAATCAAAGGAGTTACGAATGACTATAGTCAAACTGCAGGTTCTACCGTAGCGGTAATCACTTCAGGCTTACCTCGTAAACCAGGGATGACTCGTGAAGAGTTAATTGGAATTAATGCTGGAATTGTAAAAGGTGTAGCAGAAAATATCTTAAAATATTCTCCAGATGCAATCATTATCGTGATTAGCAATCCGATGGATACAATGACTTATTTGGCATTGAAATCTTTAGGCTTACCTAAAAACAGAATTATTGGAATGGGCGGAACTTTAGATAGTGCTCGTTTTAAATATTATTTAAGTGTAGCGTTAAACTGTAACTCTAACGACTTACAAGGATTTGTAATTGGCGGTCATGGTGATACTACGATGATTCCTTTAACTCGTTATGCAACTTACCAAAGTTTACCTGTTAGCGAATTATTGGATGAGGCTACTTTAGCAAAAGTTGCTGCAGATACAATGGTTGGCGGTGCTACATTAACTGGCTTATTAGGCACTTCTGCTTGGTATGCGCCAGGTGCTGCAGGTGCTGCTTTAGTTGAAGCAATTGTTCGTGATGAAAAGAAATTATTTACTTGTTGCGTGGCGCTAGAAGGCGAATACGGACAAAGTGATATTTGTTTAGGTGTTCCTGTAATCGTTGGAAAAAACGGTTGGGAAAAAATCATCGACTATAAATTAAACGAAGAAGAACAAGCTTCGTTTAACAAAAGTGCTGATGCAGTGCGCAACATGAATAGCGTTTTGGCAGAAATGAAATTAGTTTAA
- the dnaE gene encoding DNA polymerase III subunit alpha — MYLIFDTETTGLPRNFNAPITDTDNWPRCIQIAWQLHDEMGNLVEHQDYLVKPEGFNIPYDAERIHGISTELAQEQGIELAEVLEKFDIALSKSKFVVGQNVGFDVNIMGCEFHRLGVESPMASMPVLDTCTEVTADLLKIPGGRGGRFKLPTLTELHQYLFGVPFSEAHNATADVEATTRCFLELIKKEVFKKEELLVDTDYFLRFKEVNANPISSIGLQHINLKAASDEIRKRSQGAETGGISKQTLADNKEELANANFVHLHNHTQFSVLQSTISVPDLVKAAAAQKMPAVALTDHANMMGAFHFVSNVSKHNKEAKAKNAEALEKGEEPVMQVVKPIIGVEFFVCDDHLDKKRKDDGYQVVLLAKNKTGYHNLAKMSSIAYTKGFYYVPRIDRKVIEQYKSDIIVLSGNLYGEVASKLLNLGEKQAEEALLYWKEQFGDDFYVEIMRHGQENEDRVNTDLIAMANKHEVKLVATNNTYYINKKDANAHDILLCVKDAEKQATPIGRGRGYRYGLPNQEYYFKSAEEMKKLFTDVPQAILSTQEIADKVEAYELAREVLLPKFGIPEEFLVEEDNADGGKRGENKFLRHLTYEGAKKRYGELTEVIIERLDFELATIEKTGYPGYFLIVQDFIAEARRRDVSVGPGRGSAAGSVVAYCLWITNIDPLKYDLLFERFLNPDRVSMPDIDIDFDDEGRGRVMEYVIDKYGSSQVAQIITYGTMAAKSSIRDTARVLDLPLFEADKIAKLIPNMKLAKIFNLDEKALKAALRPDEYEKIIELKALAAAKNLSAETIEQAIILEGSLRNTGIHACGVIITPDDITNFVPVATAKDSDLYVTQFDNSVVESAGLLKMDFLGLKTLTLIKDTVKLVKKRHDIDLDPDAFPIDDVKTYELFQRGETVGIFQYESAGMQKYMKELKPTVFGDLIAMNALYRPGPIAYIPSFVKRKNGEEEIKYDLEACEELLKETYGITVYQEQVMLLSQKLADFTKGEADVLRKAMGKKQRDVLDKMKPKFISQAAAKGHDAQVLEKIWKDWEAFAEYAFNKSHSTCYAWIAYQTAYLKANYPAEYMAAVLSNNMSDIKQVAFFMEECRQMGVTVLGPDVNESDLKFSVNAKGEVRFGMSAVKGVGEKAVESIIEERVENGPYTTVFEFAKRSNTRIVNKKAYESFVYSGAFDAFGFHRAQYFYIGANDKMNGIEKLIKYANDFQNNQNSSQSSLFGGSKADLILEPTFPVSPEWGLIDRLKYEKDAIGIFLSGHPLDDYRFELNHYCQHSVKHLSIVNKIRSGDTNEEILAEFESLKNRDLVVGGLVVLATQRITKTGKPFGIFVFEDYDDSCEIALFGDDFLKFKQFLTEGYFLQIRGRVGERFRKEGDWEFKVTSIDLLAELRDKLTKCITIQVPIDAINDELMAKIDILLEENKENSEQHNCKLNFEVYDREQNLKLELPSKSLKINPNNQFLEQLTKLNVVNYKLN, encoded by the coding sequence ATGTACCTGATTTTTGATACCGAGACTACTGGTTTGCCACGTAATTTTAATGCGCCCATTACCGATACGGATAATTGGCCACGTTGCATTCAAATAGCTTGGCAGTTACATGATGAAATGGGTAATTTGGTAGAGCATCAAGATTATTTAGTTAAGCCAGAAGGTTTTAACATTCCTTATGATGCAGAGCGAATCCACGGAATTTCTACAGAACTAGCGCAAGAGCAAGGAATTGAACTCGCGGAAGTTTTAGAGAAATTTGATATTGCCTTAAGTAAATCGAAATTTGTTGTTGGTCAGAATGTAGGCTTCGATGTGAACATCATGGGCTGTGAGTTTCATCGTTTAGGCGTTGAAAGTCCGATGGCAAGTATGCCAGTTTTAGATACTTGTACAGAAGTTACAGCCGACTTATTAAAGATTCCTGGTGGTAGAGGTGGTCGTTTTAAATTGCCAACTTTAACGGAGCTGCATCAATACCTTTTTGGCGTTCCATTTTCTGAAGCGCACAACGCAACTGCCGATGTGGAAGCTACAACTCGTTGCTTTTTAGAGTTGATTAAAAAAGAAGTTTTCAAGAAAGAGGAGCTATTAGTTGACACTGATTATTTCTTACGTTTTAAAGAAGTTAATGCTAATCCAATCAGTTCGATTGGTTTACAGCACATCAACCTAAAAGCTGCATCGGATGAGATTAGAAAACGTTCGCAAGGTGCAGAAACTGGTGGAATATCTAAACAAACATTAGCAGATAATAAAGAAGAACTAGCGAATGCAAATTTTGTGCATTTGCATAACCATACCCAATTTTCTGTTTTACAATCTACCATCAGCGTACCAGATTTGGTAAAAGCTGCGGCAGCTCAAAAAATGCCAGCAGTAGCACTTACCGACCACGCAAATATGATGGGCGCCTTCCACTTTGTGAGTAATGTGAGCAAGCATAACAAAGAAGCCAAAGCTAAAAATGCTGAAGCTTTAGAAAAAGGCGAAGAGCCTGTCATGCAAGTGGTAAAGCCAATTATTGGTGTGGAATTTTTCGTTTGTGATGACCACCTAGATAAAAAACGCAAGGATGATGGTTACCAGGTTGTATTGTTAGCCAAAAATAAAACTGGTTACCATAATTTGGCAAAAATGTCATCTATCGCTTACACCAAAGGCTTTTATTATGTGCCTAGGATAGATAGAAAAGTAATAGAGCAGTATAAAAGCGATATCATTGTACTTTCTGGGAACTTATACGGAGAGGTGGCCAGCAAGTTGTTAAACTTAGGTGAAAAACAAGCAGAAGAAGCTTTACTTTATTGGAAGGAACAATTTGGCGATGATTTTTATGTAGAAATCATGCGTCACGGTCAGGAAAATGAAGACCGTGTAAACACTGATTTAATTGCGATGGCTAACAAGCACGAGGTTAAATTAGTGGCAACCAACAATACTTATTACATCAATAAAAAAGATGCTAATGCACATGATATTTTGCTGTGTGTAAAGGATGCGGAGAAACAAGCTACTCCTATAGGTAGGGGAAGAGGTTATCGATATGGTTTGCCAAACCAAGAGTATTATTTCAAATCTGCCGAAGAAATGAAAAAGCTCTTTACCGATGTGCCACAGGCGATTTTAAGCACCCAAGAAATTGCAGATAAGGTAGAGGCTTATGAATTGGCTCGTGAAGTACTCTTGCCTAAATTTGGTATTCCAGAAGAGTTTTTAGTTGAAGAAGATAATGCTGATGGCGGAAAACGAGGTGAGAATAAATTTTTAAGACACCTTACTTATGAAGGTGCTAAAAAAAGATATGGTGAGCTAACTGAAGTTATCATTGAGCGTTTAGATTTTGAGTTGGCAACAATTGAGAAAACTGGTTACCCTGGTTATTTCTTAATTGTACAAGACTTTATTGCCGAAGCTCGTAGACGAGATGTTTCCGTTGGCCCTGGTCGTGGTTCGGCAGCTGGTTCTGTAGTTGCCTATTGTTTGTGGATTACCAACATAGACCCTTTAAAATACGATTTGCTATTTGAGCGTTTCCTTAACCCAGACCGTGTTTCCATGCCCGATATTGATATTGACTTTGACGATGAAGGTCGTGGTCGTGTAATGGAATATGTAATCGATAAGTATGGTTCTAGCCAAGTGGCGCAAATCATCACTTATGGTACAATGGCAGCAAAGTCATCCATCCGTGATACGGCAAGGGTTTTAGATTTACCACTTTTTGAAGCAGATAAAATCGCAAAGCTGATTCCTAACATGAAGTTAGCTAAGATATTTAACTTGGATGAAAAAGCTTTAAAAGCAGCCTTGCGACCAGATGAATATGAAAAGATAATTGAGTTAAAGGCATTGGCGGCAGCCAAAAATTTAAGTGCAGAAACCATTGAGCAGGCTATTATTTTAGAAGGTTCATTAAGAAATACAGGTATCCACGCTTGTGGAGTTATCATTACACCGGATGACATTACCAATTTCGTTCCAGTAGCTACTGCAAAAGATTCAGATTTATATGTTACCCAATTTGACAACTCGGTTGTAGAAAGCGCTGGTTTGTTAAAGATGGACTTCTTGGGGTTAAAAACCTTAACCCTTATAAAAGACACGGTTAAACTCGTTAAAAAAAGACACGATATCGATCTAGACCCGGATGCTTTTCCGATAGACGATGTAAAAACTTACGAGCTCTTTCAGCGTGGTGAAACAGTCGGCATTTTCCAGTACGAGAGTGCTGGTATGCAGAAATACATGAAGGAGCTAAAACCAACTGTTTTTGGAGATTTAATTGCGATGAACGCTTTATACCGTCCAGGGCCGATTGCCTATATCCCAAGTTTCGTTAAACGTAAAAACGGTGAGGAAGAAATTAAATACGATTTAGAAGCTTGCGAAGAGCTGTTGAAAGAAACTTACGGAATTACAGTTTACCAAGAGCAGGTAATGCTTTTGTCGCAAAAATTGGCAGATTTTACTAAAGGTGAAGCCGATGTTTTGCGTAAGGCAATGGGTAAAAAACAACGTGACGTGTTGGATAAAATGAAGCCCAAATTTATTTCACAAGCGGCAGCAAAAGGTCATGATGCACAAGTTTTAGAGAAGATTTGGAAAGATTGGGAAGCTTTCGCAGAATATGCTTTCAATAAATCTCACTCTACTTGTTACGCTTGGATTGCCTATCAAACTGCTTACTTAAAGGCAAATTATCCAGCAGAATATATGGCTGCTGTACTTTCCAATAACATGAGCGATATTAAGCAAGTGGCCTTTTTTATGGAAGAATGTAGGCAAATGGGTGTTACTGTTTTAGGTCCGGATGTAAACGAATCTGATTTGAAATTCTCTGTAAATGCCAAAGGCGAGGTTCGCTTCGGTATGTCGGCAGTAAAAGGTGTGGGAGAAAAAGCGGTAGAAAGTATCATTGAAGAAAGAGTAGAAAATGGTCCATATACCACTGTTTTCGAATTTGCAAAACGTTCAAACACACGTATCGTTAATAAAAAGGCTTACGAGAGTTTTGTTTACAGCGGTGCTTTTGATGCATTTGGATTTCATAGAGCTCAATATTTTTACATCGGTGCCAACGATAAAATGAACGGAATTGAAAAGCTAATTAAATATGCCAACGATTTTCAGAATAACCAGAATTCATCGCAATCATCATTATTTGGTGGGTCAAAAGCAGATTTAATTTTAGAACCAACTTTTCCTGTGTCTCCAGAATGGGGATTGATAGACCGTTTGAAATACGAAAAAGATGCCATTGGAATTTTCTTATCAGGACATCCGTTAGATGATTATCGTTTTGAATTGAATCACTATTGTCAGCATTCGGTTAAACATTTGTCTATCGTTAATAAGATAAGGAGCGGCGATACCAACGAAGAGATTTTAGCAGAATTTGAAAGTCTAAAAAATAGGGATTTAGTTGTTGGCGGATTGGTTGTTTTGGCTACTCAACGAATTACAAAAACAGGTAAACCATTCGGGATTTTCGTTTTTGAAGATTACGATGATAGTTGTGAGATTGCTTTGTTTGGGGATGATTTCTTGAAGTTTAAGCAGTTTTTAACGGAAGGTTATTTCTTGCAGATTAGAGGCAGGGTAGGAGAACGTTTCAGGAAAGAAGGAGATTGGGAATTTAAGGTTACTTCGATAGACTTATTGGCAGAATTAAGAGATAAACTGACGAAATGTATCACGATTCAAGTACCAATTGACGCTATCAATGATGAGCTAATGGCTAAGATTGATATCCTTTTAGAGGAAAACAAGGAGAATAGCGAACAACATAATTGTAAGCTTAATTTCGAAGTTTATGATAGAGAACAAAACTTAAAGCTAGAACTGCCCTCTAAGTCGTTAAAAATAAATCCAAACAATCAATTTTTAGAACAATTAACAAAGTTGAATGTTGTGAATTATAAGCTGAATTAG
- a CDS encoding response regulator transcription factor, translated as MNLLLVEDEPNVVSVITRGLTEEGFNVSVAPDGLIGEKMAISNHFDLIILDIMLPGINGLELCKIIKKEKPTTPIIMLTALGTTENVVNGLDNGADDYLIKPFKFAELFARIRMLLRRYNGAIANDQIINISDLQINLSAKTVKRANTELTLTATEYRLLEFMAKNKSKILSRIDILENVWDIDFNLGTNVVDVYVNYLRKKVDKTGSQKLIHTAIGLGYVLKDA; from the coding sequence ATGAATTTATTGTTAGTAGAAGATGAACCTAATGTTGTTTCTGTAATTACTCGTGGTTTAACCGAAGAAGGGTTTAATGTGAGTGTTGCTCCAGATGGTTTGATTGGCGAAAAAATGGCAATATCAAATCATTTCGACTTGATTATTTTAGATATCATGCTACCTGGCATTAATGGTTTAGAACTTTGTAAAATCATTAAAAAAGAAAAACCTACTACGCCAATAATTATGCTTACTGCACTAGGCACAACCGAAAACGTGGTTAATGGTTTAGATAATGGTGCTGATGATTACCTCATCAAACCTTTTAAATTCGCTGAGCTTTTTGCCCGTATCAGAATGTTGTTAAGGCGATACAATGGAGCTATCGCTAACGACCAAATCATAAATATTTCAGATCTGCAAATCAACCTATCTGCTAAAACTGTAAAAAGAGCAAATACAGAATTAACATTAACGGCAACAGAGTATAGACTATTAGAATTTATGGCGAAGAATAAATCTAAAATCTTATCTCGTATAGATATTTTAGAAAATGTTTGGGACATAGATTTTAACCTTGGCACTAACGTAGTTGATGTTTATGTAAATTATCTCCGCAAAAAAGTTGACAAAACTGGTTCTCAAAAATTAATTCATACCGCTATTGGGCTTGGTTATGTTCTAAAAGATGCATAA
- a CDS encoding aspartyl protease family protein, with translation MRTITVPLTLINLQDDGFHLLVEIVVFGETLFAVLDTGASRSVFDKGFMEHHIQELLESQETQAATIFSTSTTLQGVIPKLKIGGLILKQYDAVALDLQGVSDTYIQMGHPSIAGIIGGDILMKFNAKIDYQKKLLRLYK, from the coding sequence ATGAGGACAATCACTGTTCCCTTAACCTTAATTAATTTACAAGACGACGGTTTCCACCTTTTGGTGGAAATTGTTGTTTTTGGAGAAACCTTGTTCGCTGTATTAGATACTGGCGCATCTCGCTCTGTTTTTGATAAGGGTTTTATGGAGCATCACATCCAAGAACTTTTGGAAAGCCAAGAAACCCAAGCCGCCACAATTTTCAGCACATCAACAACTTTACAGGGTGTAATTCCAAAACTTAAAATAGGTGGATTAATCTTAAAACAATATGATGCCGTAGCATTAGATTTGCAAGGCGTAAGCGATACCTATATACAAATGGGACATCCATCAATTGCAGGAATAATTGGCGGAGATATCTTGATGAAGTTTAATGCTAAAATCGACTACCAGAAAAAACTATTAAGATTGTATAAGTAA
- a CDS encoding peptidoglycan recognition family protein has product MTIYKKFLFLILISASINSTAQQIKIIEKPIIFDATRTQLSLDYLKRRHNLVQKTPTIIPSMIVLHWTASKTMMGTYNAFNKSILPSSRKAIANASSLNVSSHYLVDRDGSIYQLLPDTTFARHVIGLNYCAIGIENVGSDNYPLTKAQLFANEKLVRYLAAKYKIQYLIGHYEHTLFKNTSLWRETDPYYHSGKIDPGKTFMNNIREELQDLNLKGPPSRVK; this is encoded by the coding sequence ATGACCATCTACAAAAAGTTTCTCTTCCTAATCTTAATTTCCGCTTCGATAAATTCAACTGCACAGCAGATTAAAATTATAGAAAAACCGATCATATTTGATGCAACTCGAACTCAGTTATCTTTAGATTATTTAAAGAGAAGGCACAATTTGGTTCAAAAAACACCAACAATTATACCTTCCATGATTGTTTTGCATTGGACCGCTTCTAAAACGATGATGGGAACTTATAATGCTTTTAACAAATCTATCCTACCAAGTTCACGTAAAGCCATTGCCAACGCAAGTAGCCTAAATGTATCTTCACATTATTTGGTAGATAGAGATGGTTCAATTTATCAGTTATTGCCTGATACAACTTTTGCTCGCCACGTTATTGGCCTAAATTACTGCGCCATTGGAATTGAAAACGTGGGGAGCGATAATTACCCTTTAACAAAAGCTCAGCTTTTTGCTAATGAAAAATTGGTTCGTTATCTAGCTGCTAAGTATAAAATCCAATACTTAATTGGACATTACGAACATACTTTATTTAAAAACACTTCGCTTTGGAGAGAAACCGATCCATATTATCACTCAGGTAAAATAGACCCCGGAAAAACTTTCATGAATAATATTAGGGAAGAGTTACAAGATTTAAATTTAAAAGGCCCTCCATCACGAGTTAAATAA
- a CDS encoding SRPBCC family protein, which yields MKFLKVLGIIIVVLAVIILVGGMFLPKTYTVSRSAVINAPDSVIYKNIADYNEFLKWNPWSKMEPTATTKISGPVAQPEHLYEWEGKETGQGYMKTKSVEPYKMVDIELKFIKPFESLADTRFDIVPEGTGNKVTWTMSGENNLMGKWMGVFMSMDKMIGKDFEDGLKFLKEKSETGK from the coding sequence ATGAAATTTTTAAAAGTATTAGGAATTATTATTGTCGTGTTGGCAGTAATTATTTTAGTTGGCGGAATGTTCTTGCCTAAAACCTACACTGTAAGTCGTAGTGCAGTAATAAATGCGCCAGACAGTGTGATTTATAAAAACATTGCGGATTACAATGAATTTTTAAAATGGAATCCCTGGTCTAAAATGGAACCAACCGCCACAACCAAAATTAGTGGTCCAGTTGCGCAACCAGAGCATTTATACGAATGGGAAGGAAAAGAAACTGGGCAAGGTTACATGAAAACCAAAAGTGTTGAACCTTATAAAATGGTTGACATTGAACTGAAATTCATTAAACCTTTTGAGAGTTTAGCAGATACCCGTTTTGATATTGTTCCAGAAGGTACTGGCAATAAAGTTACTTGGACAATGAGCGGAGAAAATAATTTAATGGGTAAATGGATGGGTGTTTTTATGAGTATGGATAAAATGATTGGAAAAGACTTTGAAGATGGCTTAAAATTCTTGAAAGAAAAATCTGAAACAGGAAAATAA